The DNA segment tcaaacTCCCCCTACTTAATCTTTGCTCtccctcgagcaacacaaaaccaaaaataagttcgaactcataatccataacaaaaataaccatgatCTTCACATTTGTGCCTCGGGAATAAACTCAATGCATGATTAAGAAAGGCGTTAAAATGCTAACAGCGGAACAAGTTCAATATCCAAACATTTCAACTCGAGATATAAccccgaacgtgtgtgtgtgtatggtcATTAGCTAGTGTCATGCACACTTCACAGATCCATTCAATATAAAACCCCACAATAGCTCAAGTTGCACAccaacaaatcaaattaaaccaTTGAGAAATTTTATAGTCTTTTCACTTTTCCGAGTAATTGAACCCGGTTATCCTCAACTCCGTACATTCTCCTCCATATTTAGCTCTTAGAATTTATAGGACTAGAATCTCAATCCTcatgcctcccctcaccttactaacTCCATTCTttactctttttcttttcttttttcgaCTAAGCTCAAAAGGGAGGTTGATAGGCTAGCGACTTCCTAAGACTATCACAAGGCTCACACGACCTTCACTATGTCATATACAATTCACAAGCCATGActcatgcgtgcttaaaaaatattcaacaaccatatcaaagtctaatttgcattgaagatcaaagtgttccaaggttagcaaatcatctattttcaaaagcatgcatgtcatcaattagaattcatcatgggctagtgaatttcaacagtcaaattcatcacaaactatgagctcaaaaaaaaaaaaaattcaaaaaaatggctaaattcactcaatgactggctaagtcctctccccaatacttaaaatcttacattgtccccaatgtaagaaaaaaatgaaaaacaaaaataaagaaaaactaagaatgaaagaaaaaactCCCCTTGTGTTGCTCCCAAGCAGCGCCTCTGTTTACAGTCGTCGGCCCAACTGTATGCTTCAGTTCATCATTGTGGTTCATATCTGGTTtccttgtccaccttcacccatTTGAACAGTTTTCCAGTTATTTTCTGTCCATTCTTTCTCTCCTTGGACTTCTTGGATTTATTGCCTATCCCCGTCTCTTGATGATTTCTTCCTTTTTTCTTAGACATTCCTTTTGCTCTATCTGGAGGAGGTTTTGGCTCAGTTTTAGGTACCTGCAaatcagagagaaaaatttcagcAATAGAATTTTTAGCAGGTTGTGCAATAACTTCCTTCAAATTACTCTTCTTCACAAATGTCTTGTGTTCTTGTGACAAGTGATCATTGATATCAATattattaacaacactttcacagCCAGGAATTTTCAGGGTGTCAAAAATATGAATCTTAACAATCTCCCCATCAAACTCCATAGTGAGAGTGCCATTGTTAACATCTATGATAAACTTCGAAGTTTTCAGAAATGGTCTTCCTAGCAAAATTGGGCTATTCatatcattatttttcatatcaagcacATAGAAATCAGCAGGAAAAACCAATTTATCAACTTGCACAAGAACATCCTCTAACACACCCCTAGGATGAAtagtagatctatcagccatcTGGATAACAATTGCAGTTTCAGTCAAAGGCCCTaagtttaaggaagcataaacagagtatgaCATAATattaatcgatgctcctaaatATAACATGGCCGTATCAAGCTGAATATCTCCTATCCTACAAggaatagaaaacatacctggatccttgcattttgtaggtATTTTTCTTTGTATCACAGTAGAAACCTGTTATCCCAATTCAACTCACTGACACCCCTTCAGTTTGTGTTTTCTCTTCACAGTACAcaactcttttaaaaatttatcataacgaggtacttgcttaatagcatctaacaagGGAATATTGACCTCACATCTACGGAAAACTTCATACAATCCCTTAATTCCTTCATCCTTTCTAGACAATTtcaatgctaagggaaaaggggc comes from the Henckelia pumila isolate YLH828 chromosome 1, ASM3356847v2, whole genome shotgun sequence genome and includes:
- the LOC140874107 gene encoding uncharacterized protein, translating into MAANSQQFGTNRSDHAPRRGNEVNVSSLEQQLIELTNFMRQMAIGNGKTVRACGVCAKVGHETDMCPTLQEGSAEQVGRIISISDTETLRYNNRTIKLIGHRILHNHNVLKFQRLETRASIQHLNTQVGQLATTINRLEAQNSSSLPSQTVVNPKENVSAITLRSGRELKVHEEEVQTPIKNEHEEKSEDEGIKGLYEVFRRCEVNIPLLDAIKQVSTVIQRKIPTKCKDPGPLTETAIVIQMADRSTIHPRGVLEDVLVQVDKLVFPADFYVLDMKNNDMNSPILLGRPFLKTSKFIIDVNNGTLTMEFDGEIVKIHIFDTLKIPGCESVVNNIDINDHLSQEHKTFVKKSNLKEVIAQPAKNSIAEIFLSDLQVPKTEPKPPPDRAKGMSKKKGRNHQETGIGNKSKKSKERKNGQKITGKLFKWVKVDKETRYEPQ